One window of Paenibacillus sp. FSL K6-3182 genomic DNA carries:
- a CDS encoding efflux RND transporter periplasmic adaptor subunit yields the protein MELQLAGQAVPGRKRKIRLLFGLFMGLLIGFTLFSNTLMSLTLPKVVLVTPNRGELNHTFQGSGIVKWRVQTALSGEPGTRVNKVNVKEGEPVKKGLVLIVYDQRAAKNQILDEQAALSKLQLLNKELEQSYVEASQSGDEKSVESAKHALKVNEIDRDMQQRRIQKLQENLAETSTLVAPFDGIVTKVGAVEGLASSEGGPAVMIANTSLGFEFEFLVPEAAAAPLEKGAKLDVQLSGTQARQIEGSLVEIQDTDALSPAGEGGSTASHTAMKKLLVAIKDNQLQGGERAEVMLTQKTDDVILVPNKAIHDEGDKKYVFAMEERSGPLGNAFYVRKAYITVVDSNDTQSAVTDGLFEQQSIVFESGDPLQDGDKVRVH from the coding sequence ATGGAATTACAACTAGCTGGCCAAGCAGTGCCTGGACGCAAAAGAAAAATTCGCCTTCTGTTTGGCTTGTTTATGGGGCTGTTAATTGGATTTACGCTGTTTAGCAATACGCTAATGTCCTTAACCTTACCCAAGGTCGTGTTAGTCACGCCAAACCGTGGTGAACTTAATCATACCTTTCAAGGCAGCGGTATTGTGAAATGGCGGGTGCAAACGGCTTTGTCGGGTGAGCCCGGGACGAGGGTAAACAAAGTGAATGTTAAGGAAGGGGAGCCTGTTAAGAAAGGGCTGGTATTGATTGTTTATGATCAGAGGGCTGCAAAAAATCAAATACTAGACGAGCAGGCCGCTCTTAGTAAGCTGCAGCTCCTCAATAAAGAGCTGGAGCAAAGCTATGTCGAAGCCTCCCAAAGCGGAGATGAGAAGAGCGTCGAAAGCGCCAAACATGCGCTGAAGGTAAACGAGATTGATAGGGATATGCAGCAGCGGAGAATTCAGAAGCTGCAGGAGAATTTGGCAGAAACGAGCACATTGGTTGCGCCTTTTGACGGGATTGTAACCAAGGTTGGCGCAGTCGAGGGACTGGCTTCATCTGAAGGAGGACCTGCTGTTATGATTGCCAATACAAGCCTTGGTTTTGAATTTGAATTTCTAGTTCCCGAGGCTGCAGCGGCCCCGCTGGAAAAAGGAGCGAAGCTCGATGTTCAATTGAGCGGCACTCAGGCTAGACAAATCGAGGGCAGCCTAGTGGAAATTCAAGACACTGATGCTCTTAGCCCAGCAGGTGAAGGCGGAAGCACAGCCTCACATACGGCAATGAAGAAATTGCTTGTTGCGATAAAGGATAATCAATTGCAGGGAGGAGAGCGTGCCGAGGTTATGCTGACTCAGAAGACAGATGATGTCATTCTGGTACCGAATAAAGCGATTCACGATGAGGGAGACAAAAAATATGTGTTTGCCATGGAGGAGAGGAGTGGACCATTAGGCAACGCTTTTTACGTTCGCAAAGCGTACATTACAGTCGTTGATTCAAATGATACACAATCTGCCGTTACAGATGGGCTGTTCGAGCAGCAGTCCATTGTATTCGAGAGCGGCGATCCGCTTCAGGATGGCGACAAGGTTCGCGTTCACTAG
- a CDS encoding isochorismatase family protein, which yields MKKALVVIDVQEAFFSLPENYLHKKEELVARINEWITAAREGNVPIIFIQHTDYDNADDEFFVDSADWKLHHGLDIRAEDTVIRKTSWDSFYDTDLASTLAEMSIEQLIFAGAQTEFCLDTTIRAAYSRGYKNNILANNSHSTLDNAVLTAQKIIEHHEKVWNRRFVTILDVNEVTF from the coding sequence ATGAAAAAAGCATTGGTCGTTATCGATGTACAGGAAGCCTTTTTTTCGTTGCCGGAAAATTATCTTCACAAAAAAGAAGAGTTGGTAGCGCGGATCAATGAGTGGATTACTGCCGCGCGGGAGGGTAATGTCCCAATCATTTTTATCCAGCATACGGATTATGACAACGCAGATGATGAATTTTTTGTAGATTCAGCGGATTGGAAGCTGCATCATGGACTCGATATAAGGGCTGAAGATACAGTGATTCGCAAAACAAGCTGGGATTCGTTTTACGATACTGATCTGGCTTCTACTTTGGCGGAAATGTCGATTGAGCAGCTTATATTTGCTGGAGCACAAACGGAGTTTTGTTTGGACACCACCATTCGGGCAGCCTACAGCCGTGGTTACAAGAACAATATTTTAGCGAATAACAGCCATAGTACATTAGATAATGCCGTCCTGACTGCACAAAAAATTATCGAGCATCATGAGAAAGTTTGGAATAGAAGATTTGTTACTATTCTTGATGTAAATGAAGTGACATTTTAG
- a CDS encoding sugar ABC transporter permease — MNRKSVKIVLIRLLCKDGTAAACFLAPSLIGFSLFYLLPFAMGFVYSFQDSTVNGSFVGLDNYKDLQASASFRKAAANTFLFTGISVPLIIVLSLLFAHLLNQKLFIRNWLQTAFVLPLVVPVASIVMIWQIMFDWNGTLNAWMQSLHLDRIDWMKSEWSIGVLAIVYTWKNIGYNIILFLAGLQSIPKDYYETADIEGAGIFHKWIHITLVYLTPTMFFVVLISIINSFKVFRETYLIAGNYPHDRIYMLQHYMNNMFLSLDVQKLTAAAVLMVGCILAFVMVMLSIERRFRNSMDG; from the coding sequence ATGAATAGGAAAAGCGTCAAAATTGTTCTGATCAGGCTGCTGTGCAAGGATGGTACTGCGGCAGCCTGTTTTTTGGCACCGAGCCTAATTGGTTTTTCCTTATTTTACCTTCTCCCGTTTGCCATGGGATTTGTGTATTCCTTTCAGGATAGTACCGTTAACGGCTCATTTGTTGGTTTGGACAATTACAAGGATTTGCAGGCCAGCGCATCCTTTCGGAAAGCGGCAGCCAATACATTTCTGTTTACTGGCATTAGTGTACCGCTCATTATCGTTTTGTCTTTGTTGTTTGCGCATTTGCTCAATCAAAAGCTGTTTATTCGAAATTGGCTGCAGACCGCCTTTGTACTGCCGCTAGTAGTGCCTGTCGCATCTATTGTGATGATATGGCAAATCATGTTCGACTGGAATGGGACATTGAATGCTTGGATGCAGAGCTTGCATCTGGATCGAATAGATTGGATGAAGTCGGAGTGGTCAATCGGTGTGCTTGCCATCGTATATACGTGGAAAAACATCGGGTATAACATCATATTATTTTTGGCGGGGCTCCAAAGCATTCCTAAAGACTATTATGAGACGGCGGACATTGAGGGTGCGGGCATTTTTCATAAATGGATTCATATTACGCTCGTTTATTTGACTCCGACCATGTTTTTTGTCGTTCTTATCTCTATTATTAATTCGTTTAAAGTGTTTCGTGAAACGTATCTAATCGCAGGCAACTATCCTCATGACCGCATCTATATGCTGCAGCATTACATGAATAATATGTTTTTATCCCTTGATGTACAGAAGCTGACAGCCGCTGCAGTTCTAATGGTAGGCTGTATTCTTGCTTTTGTAATGGTCATGCTTTCCATCGAACGGCGTTTTCGGAATTCCATGGATGGGTGA
- a CDS encoding RNA polymerase sigma factor — MMNEKQAMPINAEALFQQLYRTHSRQIYSYLLGRTESKETASDLLQDVFMKIWNRKDVVESIPEDQHLYWIFSIAANRVKDYYRKSQSYKQAVSKIQLYSFPSPNGDLSQLLAGREQFHELESAIRELPEELRSILLMKAVGGMKSGEIGAALGLPSGTVRYKILLARRQLAEALGMLPKEKAVGRKGNG, encoded by the coding sequence ATGATGAATGAGAAACAAGCTATGCCGATAAATGCAGAGGCTTTGTTTCAGCAATTGTATCGTACACATTCAAGGCAAATCTATTCTTATCTGCTCGGACGAACAGAAAGTAAAGAAACGGCCTCCGACCTGCTGCAGGACGTATTCATGAAAATCTGGAACCGCAAAGATGTCGTCGAAAGCATACCCGAGGATCAGCATTTGTATTGGATATTTTCGATTGCTGCCAATCGGGTAAAGGATTATTATCGGAAATCGCAGAGCTATAAACAAGCTGTATCCAAAATCCAGCTGTATAGCTTTCCAAGTCCGAATGGTGACCTATCACAATTGTTAGCTGGGCGTGAGCAGTTTCATGAGCTTGAGTCAGCCATCCGAGAGCTGCCCGAGGAGCTTCGTTCTATACTGCTCATGAAGGCTGTTGGCGGTATGAAAAGCGGTGAAATCGGCGCTGCACTTGGGCTGCCTTCAGGCACAGTTCGCTATAAAATATTGCTGGCACGCCGTCAGCTTGCCGAAGCGCTTGGTATGCTGCCCAAAGAAAAGGCTGTAGGAAGGAAGGGAAATGGATGA
- a CDS encoding phosphatidylglycerol lysyltransferase domain-containing protein: protein MIDVNSEERLKNLLESYGNNSHTHLYYLGDKEWFWDSDYEALIVYRTALNRRIVLGDPVGNPRFTRRVIEQFVADCNENKQIPVFYQAKSSFLSLYEKLGLRCSKIGEEAQVDLSTFQLNGKQWLKLRNRMNKFGRSGFKFEVLHPPYSDSFLHRLQGISDEWLGNRKEKSFSVGSFAKEYVMRFPVAVLVGPDGNYEAFVTIAGDHQPFIKTMEEESVCRRLTVDLMRYTKACPHGTMDVLFVSLFLWAKEQAYDVCSLGMAPLANVTDSHIIKLLYKYGNKLYNFKGLYEYKNKFAPNWENVYLVSQAAATSINVALLALIIHSNDSNKQSPSQIPPKHFIHKVLSSKKRA from the coding sequence ATGATTGATGTCAATTCTGAAGAACGTCTGAAAAATTTGCTTGAAAGCTACGGAAATAATTCACACACGCATTTATATTATCTTGGTGATAAAGAATGGTTCTGGGATTCCGATTACGAGGCTTTGATCGTGTACCGCACAGCCTTAAATAGAAGAATTGTACTTGGCGACCCTGTTGGAAACCCCCGGTTTACTAGGCGCGTTATTGAGCAGTTTGTAGCAGACTGCAATGAGAATAAGCAAATACCCGTATTCTATCAAGCAAAATCCTCATTTCTATCGCTGTATGAGAAGCTTGGGCTGCGCTGCTCCAAAATCGGAGAAGAAGCTCAGGTCGACTTATCTACCTTTCAGCTGAATGGAAAGCAATGGCTTAAGCTGCGGAATCGCATGAATAAATTTGGACGCTCCGGATTTAAATTCGAGGTTCTGCACCCGCCATATTCAGACTCATTCCTCCATCGTCTCCAAGGCATTTCAGATGAATGGCTGGGTAATCGGAAAGAAAAAAGCTTTTCTGTAGGCTCTTTCGCAAAGGAGTATGTCATGCGTTTTCCAGTCGCGGTGCTCGTTGGGCCTGATGGAAATTATGAAGCGTTTGTCACCATTGCTGGGGATCATCAGCCATTTATTAAAACAATGGAAGAAGAATCTGTTTGTCGGCGATTAACGGTTGATCTCATGCGTTATACAAAAGCATGCCCGCATGGCACAATGGATGTTCTATTTGTTTCCCTATTCCTTTGGGCCAAAGAACAAGCCTATGATGTTTGCAGCTTAGGCATGGCTCCGCTTGCTAACGTTACTGATTCGCACATCATCAAGCTTCTCTATAAGTATGGGAACAAGCTGTATAACTTTAAGGGGCTTTATGAATATAAAAATAAATTCGCTCCAAACTGGGAAAATGTCTACCTCGTTTCGCAGGCTGCAGCTACTTCCATAAACGTTGCACTACTAGCATTAATCATCCATTCTAACGATTCCAATAAACAATCACCCAGCCAAATTCCGCCTAAGCATTTCATACATAAAGTGCTGTCTTCAAAGAAAAGGGCTTAG
- a CDS encoding carbohydrate ABC transporter permease, protein MGERVVKGLPLFKKLVLSVIMGGLAAAMLFPIVVTFSNSFMTETEIDYNYNLIGKMVNIAAGEKDGYINLKLIPDWVSFGQYAEVLVHKPMFLHMFWNSVFIVVPIIVLQVMIASLAAYAFAKLRFWGRDKLFVVYLMTMLMPFQVTLVPNYIIADKLGLMNTTSAIILPGIFSTFGVFMLRQFMMHIPYTYVEAAKIDGAGHATIFYQIIVPLVKPGIAALIVLLFVDNWNMVEQPLIFLEDTFKQPLSLYLSRISEGARGVAFAASVLYMTPMVLLFLYAESYFVEGVQLSGIKG, encoded by the coding sequence ATGGGTGAAAGGGTGGTGAAAGGATTGCCATTATTTAAAAAGCTTGTGTTGTCAGTTATCATGGGGGGGCTTGCTGCGGCAATGCTGTTCCCCATTGTTGTTACATTTTCCAACTCGTTCATGACAGAAACCGAAATTGACTATAACTACAATCTCATTGGCAAGATGGTTAATATTGCGGCAGGGGAAAAAGACGGATACATCAATTTAAAGCTGATCCCAGATTGGGTATCATTTGGTCAATATGCGGAAGTATTGGTTCATAAACCGATGTTTCTCCATATGTTTTGGAATTCCGTGTTTATTGTTGTACCCATCATTGTTCTGCAAGTGATGATCGCATCTCTAGCCGCTTATGCATTTGCCAAGCTGCGGTTTTGGGGGAGGGATAAGCTGTTTGTCGTATATTTGATGACCATGCTTATGCCATTTCAAGTGACGTTAGTGCCCAATTATATTATTGCGGATAAGCTGGGGCTCATGAATACAACTTCTGCCATTATACTGCCGGGGATTTTCAGCACTTTTGGCGTGTTTATGCTTAGGCAGTTCATGATGCATATTCCATATACGTACGTTGAAGCAGCCAAAATAGATGGGGCAGGGCATGCAACCATTTTTTATCAAATTATTGTACCGCTCGTCAAGCCGGGAATCGCCGCTTTAATTGTTTTGCTATTTGTTGATAATTGGAACATGGTTGAGCAGCCGCTTATATTTCTTGAGGACACATTCAAGCAGCCGTTGTCACTCTATTTATCGCGTATTAGCGAGGGTGCAAGGGGCGTTGCTTTTGCTGCCTCCGTTTTGTATATGACTCCGATGGTGCTGTTATTTTTATATGCAGAGTCTTACTTTGTTGAGGGTGTTCAGCTATCGGGAATTAAAGGTTAG
- a CDS encoding ABC transporter substrate-binding protein: MKKALFILLTIMMMVVSACSSATGGNSGGTQTKSEGQTGTNPPKEETVEPKNSNEKKTIVFSTFFQNDFFVEAKKKYEAKHPNITIDLKYIDTADADLEVNLEKFIKTTGTALLSGKGPDLIEMDQLPSGDYIKKQLLVNMSELIDKDPTFKKEQYFGNILDGMKVNGGLYGMPLGFFIYGLFGNHTLIEKSGVKIDDSHWNWTQFIETARELVKHTDENQSVLGTSQPEYMITQLVNDQYGTFVDKESGKANFDSAAFTDLLKEVKSVFDDKIMSGDKGFPIFRDTQINSPDDYIREIKQSEFLTGGLSHKTKLYLKPIASGQQAGGSYRTYQTLGINAKSSVKEEAWDFLKFMHSDEMQHRAGSAGFPLSKASYNRVIQDVLKKGTVESDQPIGPMKGKVFEITQKDIDDLDKFLTGAKYSVQFNNTHIDNIVREESLAYFAGQKTPEAVAKLIQNRVTTVLNE; the protein is encoded by the coding sequence ATGAAAAAGGCATTGTTCATTTTGTTGACGATAATGATGATGGTTGTATCTGCATGCAGCTCTGCTACAGGCGGAAATTCAGGAGGTACGCAGACAAAGAGCGAGGGGCAGACCGGTACAAACCCGCCTAAGGAAGAAACGGTTGAACCGAAAAACAGCAATGAGAAAAAAACGATTGTGTTCTCGACTTTTTTTCAGAACGATTTCTTTGTAGAAGCCAAAAAGAAATATGAAGCCAAGCATCCCAATATCACCATTGATCTCAAATACATCGATACAGCGGACGCAGATTTAGAAGTCAATTTGGAGAAGTTTATCAAAACGACAGGTACAGCTTTATTATCCGGTAAAGGGCCTGACCTGATTGAGATGGACCAACTGCCATCAGGGGATTATATAAAAAAACAGCTGCTAGTCAATATGAGTGAGCTGATTGATAAGGATCCAACTTTTAAGAAGGAACAGTATTTCGGCAATATTTTGGATGGAATGAAAGTGAACGGAGGATTATATGGGATGCCGCTTGGCTTCTTTATTTATGGTCTTTTCGGCAATCATACGTTGATCGAGAAAAGTGGCGTTAAAATTGACGACAGCCATTGGAACTGGACACAGTTTATAGAAACGGCTAGAGAACTCGTCAAGCATACAGATGAAAATCAATCGGTATTAGGCACAAGTCAGCCAGAATATATGATTACGCAGCTGGTTAATGATCAATATGGGACGTTTGTGGATAAGGAGAGCGGGAAGGCTAATTTTGACTCTGCTGCCTTTACTGATTTGCTGAAAGAAGTAAAATCCGTGTTCGATGACAAAATTATGAGTGGAGATAAAGGCTTTCCTATATTTAGAGACACCCAAATTAACTCGCCTGACGATTATATTCGTGAGATAAAACAAAGCGAGTTTTTGACAGGAGGTCTATCCCACAAGACAAAACTATACTTAAAGCCGATCGCAAGCGGTCAGCAGGCAGGCGGCTCCTACAGAACGTATCAAACGCTGGGCATAAACGCAAAGTCTTCTGTAAAAGAGGAGGCATGGGATTTCTTGAAATTTATGCACTCTGATGAGATGCAGCATCGAGCAGGCAGTGCCGGATTCCCACTCAGTAAAGCTTCATACAATAGGGTCATCCAAGATGTATTAAAAAAAGGGACGGTTGAGTCTGATCAACCGATCGGGCCGATGAAAGGCAAAGTGTTTGAAATTACCCAAAAGGATATTGATGATCTAGATAAATTCCTTACTGGGGCCAAATATTCGGTTCAGTTCAACAATACCCATATCGATAACATTGTAAGGGAAGAGTCCTTAGCATATTTCGCCGGACAGAAAACACCTGAAGCCGTGGCAAAGCTAATTCAAAATAGAGTGACGACTGTTTTAAATGAATAG
- a CDS encoding response regulator transcription factor, whose translation MKKKILIVEDDIHISKIIKMNLNLVNYDTAEVYDGLAALELLQREKVDLILLDVMIPHLDGFALMERIKPYQIPVIFLTAKNSVYDKVNGLKLGADDYMVKPFEAIELLARIETVLRRYGKEESVLQFQSIAVNMDKREVTSQGEVVELTPKEYELLVVLLKNKNIALSREQFISKVWGGDYYGETRTVDMHIKSLRKKLELQDHIKTIYKLGYRLED comes from the coding sequence ATGAAAAAAAAGATCTTGATTGTTGAAGATGATATTCATATATCCAAAATTATTAAAATGAATCTCAACCTTGTAAATTACGATACGGCGGAGGTTTATGACGGCTTGGCGGCGCTGGAGCTGCTTCAGCGGGAAAAGGTTGATCTTATATTGCTGGATGTGATGATCCCTCATTTGGATGGATTTGCGCTGATGGAACGAATTAAGCCGTATCAGATACCGGTTATTTTTTTGACGGCCAAAAACTCTGTCTACGATAAAGTGAATGGATTAAAACTGGGAGCCGATGATTACATGGTTAAGCCTTTCGAGGCCATCGAGCTGCTTGCCCGCATAGAGACGGTATTGCGAAGATACGGCAAAGAAGAAAGTGTATTACAATTTCAATCTATTGCAGTCAATATGGATAAACGAGAGGTAACCAGTCAAGGGGAAGTTGTCGAGCTGACGCCGAAGGAATATGAATTGCTTGTTGTTTTGCTGAAAAATAAGAACATTGCCCTTTCAAGAGAGCAGTTCATTAGTAAGGTATGGGGCGGTGACTATTATGGCGAGACGAGAACGGTCGATATGCATATTAAATCACTGCGCAAGAAGCTAGAGCTGCAGGATCACATCAAGACGATTTATAAACTCGGTTATCGGCTGGAGGATTAA
- a CDS encoding HAMP domain-containing sensor histidine kinase → MKFWQKIYVFSILVFIIIFNAASIMVIERSHNRMLKQEINNALSQNMSIHSSVDAIVPILQIYDSIDYEKTVLTRIANEFVGKNNDQLVYLEIRDEQNRSVFNNTDFQIPKQREELDKLAVDEISYILRDIDQRTILFTSNIANINHKSYVFTYMIDVTSVYQDRVDQYQFFAKVDVAACFLYMLIMFFVSRGLTRSIDRLSQTAQVIAQGDFSERVRIKSKDEIGMLAQNFNDMAAVVEDKITILERNNEEKQRFINNFTHELKTPLTSIIAYANFMRTTKYNEEMFMDSLNVIYSEGKRLESLSLKLMNLILLQEDDFQMELHDLGAIFAELKPTLSVMASEKHVGMIVECEPCELLVEKDLIKVLISNLVDNALKASAPQQTIILRALWRGDQYILQVQDEGIGIAKEHQDKIFEPFYMADKSRTRSSNGAGLGLAICQSIAGVHHAAIHIASNENQGTTVEVVFTPGHPKGGIKE, encoded by the coding sequence ATGAAATTTTGGCAAAAAATTTATGTCTTCTCAATTCTGGTCTTCATCATTATTTTTAACGCTGCCTCTATTATGGTAATCGAGCGGAGCCATAATCGAATGCTTAAGCAGGAAATCAACAACGCTTTAAGCCAGAATATGAGCATTCATTCCAGCGTCGATGCGATTGTACCCATCCTTCAAATTTATGACTCCATTGATTACGAAAAAACGGTATTAACGAGAATTGCTAATGAATTTGTTGGTAAAAATAACGATCAGCTCGTTTATTTGGAGATTAGGGACGAGCAAAATCGGTCAGTCTTTAACAATACCGATTTTCAAATCCCAAAGCAGCGTGAGGAACTGGACAAGCTGGCCGTAGACGAAATTAGTTATATTTTGCGGGATATCGATCAGCGAACGATACTGTTCACATCAAATATTGCGAATATAAACCATAAAAGCTATGTGTTCACCTACATGATCGACGTTACTTCTGTATATCAGGACCGCGTGGATCAGTATCAGTTTTTTGCAAAAGTAGATGTGGCTGCCTGCTTCCTCTATATGCTGATTATGTTTTTTGTAAGCCGAGGGCTGACGAGGTCGATTGATCGGCTTAGCCAGACTGCGCAGGTTATTGCACAAGGCGATTTCTCGGAGCGCGTCCGGATAAAATCAAAGGATGAAATCGGCATGCTGGCTCAAAATTTTAATGATATGGCTGCTGTTGTTGAGGATAAAATTACGATTCTCGAGCGAAATAATGAAGAGAAACAGCGGTTCATCAACAATTTTACACATGAATTGAAGACACCTTTGACTTCCATTATTGCCTACGCCAATTTTATGAGGACAACCAAATATAACGAGGAAATGTTCATGGATAGTTTGAATGTCATTTATTCGGAAGGAAAGCGCCTAGAGTCGTTGTCATTGAAGCTCATGAACTTGATTTTGCTGCAGGAGGACGATTTCCAGATGGAGCTGCACGATTTAGGGGCGATTTTTGCTGAATTAAAGCCGACGCTTAGTGTAATGGCGAGCGAGAAGCATGTGGGAATGATCGTGGAATGCGAACCGTGCGAGCTGCTGGTGGAGAAGGATTTGATAAAGGTGTTGATCTCCAATCTTGTAGATAATGCGCTGAAAGCTTCAGCCCCGCAGCAAACCATTATCCTGCGCGCTCTGTGGCGCGGAGATCAATATATTCTGCAGGTACAGGACGAGGGCATCGGCATTGCCAAGGAACATCAGGATAAAATATTTGAACCTTTTTATATGGCGGACAAGTCTAGAACAAGAAGCAGTAACGGAGCAGGTCTAGGGCTTGCGATATGTCAAAGTATTGCAGGCGTTCATCATGCTGCAATCCATATTGCAAGCAATGAAAATCAGGGCACAACCGTAGAAGTTGTGTTCACTCCGGGTCATCCGAAAGGCGGGATTAAGGAATGA